The Streptomyces sp. NBC_01197 genome window below encodes:
- a CDS encoding right-handed parallel beta-helix repeat-containing protein, producing MSGLAVTGLATSAQAAPHPGTTFHVDCAAAPAAPARGDGSARHPWTTLAQANTHTYGPGDRLLFKRGTTCTGSLAPKGAGSSSAPFTIADYGPGNGRAAINGAGAHDAVLLSNTQYVHLSRLEITNAAAPGSERNAVRLRLTDFGTAHGFEIDHLYIHDVRGGDAKTLTGSSAIHIGVEGTTKASSYDGLDIHHNRIENVDREGIYFKSTFSKRDLVGRQQDPNVYPGAWTPSTGVRVHDNSLKSIGGDGMKLDTTSGAVVERNRVDGFQLRSPSANAGIWTFNTDNTLIQHNEVSGGGNSHDGMSFDADGASSHTVFQYNYSHDNKGGFLLVCPYSGAKTIDTVARYNVSHNDGTRLLQNCAGPILNTQIYNNSFSNKETIPGYLVQDDNSSPATTQHEQHIRNNIFVSGGTGGYGFSNPTAGLALDHNAFYGIDMTRPNPGGITTDPLLRGDFRLSEGSPAIGAGTAIPDNGGKDYFGNKLKPGAPNIGAYAGPAITP from the coding sequence GTGTCCGGTCTGGCAGTCACCGGTCTGGCCACCTCCGCCCAGGCGGCTCCCCACCCCGGAACCACCTTCCACGTCGACTGCGCCGCCGCACCCGCCGCACCCGCCAGGGGCGACGGCTCGGCGCGCCACCCCTGGACCACCCTCGCTCAGGCCAACACCCACACCTACGGCCCCGGCGACCGTCTCCTCTTCAAACGAGGTACGACGTGCACAGGTTCCCTCGCCCCGAAGGGAGCCGGATCGTCCAGCGCGCCCTTCACCATCGCCGACTACGGCCCGGGCAACGGCCGCGCCGCGATCAACGGTGCGGGCGCGCACGACGCCGTACTGCTCTCCAACACGCAGTACGTCCACCTGTCCCGACTGGAGATCACCAACGCCGCCGCCCCCGGCAGCGAGCGCAACGCCGTCCGGCTCCGCCTCACCGACTTCGGCACTGCCCACGGCTTCGAGATCGACCACCTCTACATTCACGACGTACGCGGCGGCGACGCCAAGACCCTTACCGGTTCCAGCGCCATCCACATAGGCGTCGAAGGCACGACGAAGGCCAGCAGTTACGACGGCCTGGACATCCACCACAACCGCATCGAGAACGTCGACCGCGAGGGCATCTACTTCAAGTCGACGTTCTCCAAGCGCGATCTGGTCGGCCGGCAACAGGACCCGAATGTCTACCCCGGCGCCTGGACCCCGTCCACCGGCGTCCGTGTCCACGACAACAGCCTGAAGTCCATCGGCGGCGACGGGATGAAGCTGGACACCACCAGCGGCGCGGTCGTGGAGCGCAACCGGGTCGACGGATTCCAGCTGCGTTCGCCCTCCGCCAACGCCGGTATCTGGACGTTCAACACCGACAACACCCTGATCCAGCACAACGAGGTCTCGGGCGGCGGGAACAGTCACGACGGCATGTCCTTCGACGCGGACGGTGCCTCCAGCCACACGGTCTTCCAGTACAACTACAGCCACGACAACAAGGGCGGCTTCCTGCTGGTCTGCCCGTACAGCGGGGCGAAGACGATCGACACGGTCGCCCGTTACAACGTCAGCCACAACGACGGCACCCGACTGCTCCAGAACTGCGCCGGCCCCATCCTCAACACCCAGATCTACAACAACTCCTTCTCCAACAAGGAGACGATCCCCGGGTATCTGGTCCAGGACGACAACAGCAGCCCTGCCACCACCCAGCACGAACAACACATCCGCAACAACATCTTCGTGAGTGGAGGGACCGGCGGCTACGGCTTCTCCAACCCGACGGCCGGCCTGGCGCTCGACCACAACGCGTTCTACGGGATCGACATGACCCGCCCCAACCCCGGAGGCATCACCACCGACCCGCTGCTGCGCGGCGACTTCCGCCTCTCCGAGGGCTCACCCGCCATCGGCGCGGGAACGGCCATCCCTGACAACGGTGGCAAGGACTACTTCGGCAACAAGCTGAAGCCGGGCGCACCCAACATCGGTGCCTACGCAGGGCCGGCCATCACCCCCTGA